The DNA region GGGTACGACCGGTATAACGTGTCGGACAATGACGGCGTGGCGTCGCTGACGGGGAACGCGGTCTGGCTCAAGGAGAACCCGAAGGCCCTGCTCAAGATCTCCGGGCACTGCGATGAACGCGGTACCCATGATTACAATCTCGTGCTCGGTGAAAAACGTGCCAAGGCGGCGAAGAGCTTCCTGGTCGACATGGGCGTCAACGCCAAGCAGGTCGCGATCATCTCCTACGGGAAGGATCGTCCCTTCTGCGCCGATCATGATGAAGTCTGCCATCAACAGAACCGGCGCGGCCACATGTTGCTGCGCAAATAATCGAGAGGCCCCGGCGTCTGCCCCTGAGGCGCCGGGGCCAGGTGTGAGCCGCCCTGTCCCTTTCCCTCTTCCCTATTCCGTCTCTCGCCCCACTTCCGTCATCACCACCCGAGTTCCTCGATGAGCCTCGAGGGCATCGTTCCCTTCTGGCAGGGCTGTCGGTAGATTTTTGGTCCGGCCGAGACGATACCTTCCGGTTTGACGCGTCTGCCTTCTGCGGGAGCATGGTGACAATACGCGGGAGCTTATGGTATTGAGCCTCAGCGGGGACAGACGTTCTGCCCCTCATTCGCCGAAGGAGTATGCTCGTGAACCAGCGCTTTGGAATTACCGTGAAGTTTTTAATTTCAGCCGACTCGCCGGAAGAGGCTGAGGAGATTATCGAATCTGCCTGCGAGAAAATGGCGTCATCCATCCATGAAGGGGATGTCAGCTACGAAGGCATTGAGGATATCGAAGAGGAAGATGAGTAATGACGCTGTCCGTCTTGGCCGCCAGTAATGCCGTGGGTCGATGCCGGCCACGCCGGGGTGCTGCATCGGGTCTGTGGGACGAGCGACCGGGGCGGTTTTCGTTTCAGTCGGAGATGCGGACGTTATGACGGACTCAGTCGAGCCTGCCGGAGCCGATTCCCGTCCTGCGGGATTTCTGAACCGGATTCATCAGTCCAATAAGCAGTATCTCCCGCAGTGGCTCGGTGTGCCGGCGCACATTCATCACGTCGCGTACCGGATGGCCAATCCGCCGGTGGAACGACCCAACAGTCGCCGGGAGTTTCAGCATCTGCTCCAGGCATTGGAAATTAGCGAAGGCGCGATTGAGGAGCGCTTTGGCTATGGGTTCAAGGTTGCGGCCAACGGAGACCGCTTGGTGGTGGTGTGGGAAGCCCACACGGAGTACTACAGCTACCAGGTCTGGCATGTGCTCAAGGACGCGAGCGCCCCGTTGGATTTCGGCCCGATCACGTTCCCGGGGTATGTTATGCCCCTCTGTCCCCTCGGCGTTCGGGTGAACGCCCTGGACCTGCTCTTTCTGCCTCAAGATCTGCCGCTCGAGCGGGAACTGCCTGCGAGACTCCCCGGCGCCATGGTGTACGGGAGTCGGATTCTGGGGGACGATATTGTGGCGGTCACCAGTTTCACGCCCGATGAGTTCGATCGGGAGCGATATCTGGTTTGTTCAACCTCGGAGCAGGTGCTCCGGCAACAGGTGGCGAAAGTGGTGGATACGATCGTCGCGATCGAAAACTACTATCACCTGGTCATGTTGCCGATGAAGGCCTTCTCCCGGGCGGTCGATCAAATTCATGACTATGAGCAACGGCATCTCTATCAGCGGGCCGTACTGATCGAGCAGTTGGGCGGGACCACTCCGCCGACGATGCAGAAGTGGCTGACGGTCCTCACGCAGGACCTGCTGCAAGTGAGCCGGTTGGCGGAATCGATGCGATATCGGCTGTCGGCCTCGGTGCCCTACGACCGTATCGTGCAAAGCAACCTGGCGGCGTTACAGGAGCGGCCCTATCCTCCGCTTCGGCAAATCTCGGAATATGTGAGTTGGAAGATCACCGGCGTCACAGACGGCTATCAACAGTTGCTCCGCCGCATCGATGCCATGGAGAAGGATTTCGAGGCCACCGTCGCCGTCCTTCGTACCCACATTGAACTGCGGTTGCAGGAGCAGAATATTCAACTGCAGGATCAGAACATGAAGTTGCTGGCCAGCGTGGATTCCACAACACGCGCGCAGGCGATTCTCCAACGTACGGTTGAGAGCCTCTCCGTGATCGTCATCACCTACTATCTGACAGGCTTGGGCGGCTATGTGCTGAAGGCTTGTTACGAGATGGGGTGGATCAAGAATGCCAATGTGGCGACGGCGATTTTCGTGCCGATCGCGTTCGCGATTTCCTTCACCCTCATGACGGTGGGGAGGACAATCATCGTCAAGCGGATGGCGAATCCCGCCACGGACCCTGGGGGACACTGACGTCCCTCTTGGGCTGCTCCACTCAAGGAGCGGGTGCTCCCCGAACCCAGAGCCAGGTGGTAATGAAGCCGCGACCGCATTCGCCTGGCCTAGGCGGCGGTCAATTCCTTCCTGTCGGGCGTGGTTCCGACAGTCGACTCTTCCAGGACGAGCCCGATCAAGCGCTGTAGACGGCTCTGCTCGTCCTGACGCACTCGAATGAACTCCACACCAGCCTTCTGCTCGGTTGCCCAACGAACTTTCGCGAGCCCCACGGTCAGCGGTCTGGCCTGATCCGGTGCCATGACGTGCAACTCAAGATAGTCGCCTGGTCGAACGGGAAGAGTCGTTTCGATGGCGCAGCCGGGCGCCGAAAGATTGATGAGCGTGCCCTGGCCGAACATTGAGTCTCCGGAGAGCCGAACTGGGTAGGCGACGGTCACGCGGGCGGATGAACGAAGATCCATGTCCATGGTAAGGCCTCCTTGCCTTCACCCTCGATTTCTGAGGGCCTACAGACCTTTTCGGTAGGGGTTTTTCTGAACTTTAGCGGGGCGGCTAAGAACGCCTGCTTGTCACGGAATCAAGGGGAATCCTTAGGAGTTCCTGTGGGAGGAACCGGAGGTGCCAGGGGGGCGTTCGGGAGCGGGCGATGGCTTGTCAGCCAGAGTGCCAAAGGAATACCGATAGGAAACGGGAGGAGGATGAGCAGGAGAAGGGCAAGGGGGCTCCCCTTGGGCGCTCGGGGAATTTGTAGCTGCTTCAGGGGGAACATGGCGAGTCTCCTCACCCCTTCCACATTGAGTCTTCCGCGTGAGAGGCCCCATGCCCCTGCGCTGGTTCCGGAGCGAGGTTCTGCCGCAGGAGATCCGTAACCCAGTGGAGGACCAGGGTGGAAAACGCCGCCACCGCGATGAGCATGTCCAAGCTTAGTTCCATGATGTCTCTCCTGTGACGTGATGAAGGAGCTGCTCTATGCGTTCAATGCAGCAACCCCTATGCCAGTCTGATCTCGATTGTCTCCGGTCAATGGTCACGTTGATTCAATGGGATGCCCCATCGTGATCATTGCAGTGAACGGAATGGGTGGTCCGGAAGGGGAAAAACAGATACGGCACCGTATCCTTCCCGATACGTAGGACGAACCGCGCGTATGTATCCAGAACACCTGCAGGCGCTGTTACTCGCGAGCAGGTGATTCTGGGGGATGCTGGTTGATTTCGGAAGCTGAACAGCGTATCCATCTCAGGTGGTGCCACGGAATGACGGAACACCACGCCTTTCTGAAAGGAACTTGTGGAGCGTCGCGATAGCCCTCGTTATGAAATTCAGGTGCCGCTCACCTTTTCCGGCCAGTCCATTGCCGGAAGCGGGTTGATGACCAGCCTCTCCAAGGAAGGCTGTCACGTCGTCAGTGAAGACTCACTTCCTGCCAGGGCCTGTCTCTCCCTCCACGTTGAGTTTCCGGCGCCCTACGAACCCTTGACGGTGGAGGTCGCGGAGGTACGGTGGACAGATGCCACCGGGTTTGGGCTCGTCTTTGTGCATGTACACGACGAAGAGCATGCCAGACTGCAAAAGTTTATCGATTGGTTAAAGCGGACGCAGAATAACTAGTCCCTTGTCTGCCCAATGAAGGGCTACCTTGGTCAGTGGTTTTCGTTAATGGGCTCGAGGCGGGACTTCAACATGCACGTCCACGAAATTGTCTGATGTCCCTGCAGGAAACGGGGGAAACGGGTGGGCGTTCACTACGGCCAGCAGTGCAGCCTGGTCGAGCTTCAGGTCCCCGGAACTCCGTTCGACTTCAATGAGCTGCGCCTCTCCGTTTGCATAGAGCCGAAAGCCGATGCCCGGTCCTCGCCGTAACGCGGTGACCTGGCGACCTCCGGGGTCGTCCTGTAGCCGTTGCCGGATCAATCCCTGCAGCATTTTCCAATAGCCATCCTGCCGTGCCAGATTCCGAGTTCCGACCAGTTCCTCTTCGTTCACCTGGCCTTCCAGGAGGGCGAGGTCTGCGGGTGCGTGCTGAAGGTGTCGCAGGCCCTCAGTCATCTGCAGCGAAAGGTCTGCCGGACCTCGGTGGTGATCCGCGTAGCCTGGAATGGCGATCGTGATGATGACGGTGCGACTGAGCAGTGGCTCCACCTGTTCCCCGCGCGGGCGACCGATGAGAATGTGAACGGTCGTCGCTTTTGGGGGTGTCCCTATGGTGCTCGACAGTCGGCCCAGGTCGACGGTGGTGGAATACCCATGTCGGTGGTGGTCCATGTCCATCGGCACGATGTACGGGGCTGTGTCGGGGATTTCGAACCGGGCGAGCAGCGGGATGCCTTGCCAGGCCGGTGAATCGGGGACGTGAATGAAGACCGTGAGTCGACGATTGACCGGTATGGAGCCGAACAAGCTGTCGGCGGGCAACTCGATCTGGAGATCTTGCGGTGCGAGTTGGATGGGCGATCCGTTCGCGTATGGCGCCCCGCCAGTGAGTGCCAGCACTCCCGGGATCAGCAGGCGCAGGGACCATTGACGGAAACGGGCGCATGCCGGGGTGAACAGTCGATGAAACACATGAGATCGCATGATCGTGCTCGCGTGGGTGGGCGACGCTGTTCGTGTCTCTCTCATGAGTATCACGAGGTGGACGGGGCACCTACTCAAAGTCGGAAACCTGCCGACACACTCGCGCAGAGGTTGCGTAGATCGCAGGGATCAGGCAGGATGTCGCCTCGCGGGTGTGCACCTCACTGATGAACCTAGGGCCTACTATGGATCTTCCCCGGCTTCGTACTCCGTGCGTGATGGTCATTTTCGGGATCGACGGCGATCTTGCGAAGCGGAAACTGCTTCCAGCCGTCTACAATCTCATGGCCGGGCAGTTCCTGCCGGAAGAATTCGCCATTGTGGGACTCGATCGGCCGGAAAGTACGACCGAGGCTTTTCGAGAAAAATTGGATCGGGTCATGGGCGAGTATTTGCCCGTGTCCGCCGACCGAGCGGTCTGGCAGGCGGTGTTGCAACGCGTGCATTACCTGGCTGGGGATTTTCAGGAAGGAAGTACCTATCGCCGGCTCAATGATCTCCTGTCGGAAGTGGACAGGACCACCGAGACCAAGGGGAATTACATTTTCTATCTGGCGACCATTCCGGGATTGTTCGGCAGAATCGTGACGCATCTCGGCGAGTACGGGTTGACGGTCGAACGGGAGGGAATCTGGCGTCGAGTCATCATCGAAAAGCCGTTCGGACATGACCTGGATTCCGCGCGGGCTCTCAATCATGAACTGCAACGTGTGCTGCAGGAACGTCAGATCTACCGGATCGATCACTATCTCGGCAAGGAAACGGTGCAGAACATCCTGGTGTTCCGGTTTGCCAACGGCATCTTTGAGCCGGTGTGGAATCGGCGATATATCGATCATGTGCAAATCACGGTGGCGGAGAGCCTCGGGGTCGAACACCGCGGCCGATACTACGAACAGGCCGGCGCCTTGCGGGACATGGTGCCGAATCACCTCCTGCAGCTGCTCTGTTTTTTGGCGATGGAGCCGCCCAACTCCTTTGCCGCGGATGCCGTGCGCGACGAGAAAGCCAAGGTCCTACGTGGCGTGATTCCACTGAGTTCCCTCGACGTCTTGCGGTTTGTCGCGTTTGGTCAGTATGGCCAGGGGGCGATCGACGGGAAGCCTATTGACGGGTATCGCGCGGAACCGCATGTAGCTCCGGAGTCGATGACAGAGACCTTCGTGGCGATGAAACTCTTTGTCGACAACTGGCGCTGGGCCGGAGTGCCGTTTTATTTGCGGACGGGAAAACGCATGACCCGGCGTTTGACCGAAATTGTGGTCCAATTCAAGTGCGCGCCGTTTATGTTGTTTCGAAAGACTCAAGTCGATCGGTTGGCCCCGAATGTGCTCGTCATCCGGATCCAACCGGACGAGGGTATTTCTCTGCATTTCGGCGCCAAGGTTCCGGGACCGACGGTGCGGATCGGGACCGTGGATATGGATTTTCAGTATGCCGACTATTTCGGGAATGCTCCGCATACCGGGTACGAAACGCTGCTCCACGATGCCATGGCCGGCGACGCGACGCTGTTTCAGCGCGCCGACAACATCGAATTGGGCTGGTCGGTCGTGCAGATGATTCTGGATGTCTGGAAGTCTCTTCCCGGGCCGGCGGCCTTTCCGAACTATCAAAGCGGAAGCTGGGGCCCTCCGGAAGCCGACGCGCTCTTGCGGCGCGAGGGCCGAGAGTGGTGGAACGGCGGGCAGGCCTAGAGGCGTGCTGGAATCGAACGCGAGGTTGGTGATGACGCAGGGCGGGATGGAGATTGCCACGCTGGCGGGAGGCTGCTTTTGGTGTCTGGAAGCGGTCTATGACCAGGTCAAAGGCGTGCACTCGGTTGAATCCGGATATATCGGCGGTCAAGTGGATGAGCCGACCTATGAGCAAGTGTGCGGCGGTCGAACCGGTCATGCGGAGGCGGTGCGGATCACCTTCGATCCTTCGGTGGTGAGCTATCGCGATCTGCTGAACGTATTTGTTGTCATTCATGATCCGACGACAGTGAATCGACAGGGGAACGATATCGGGACCCAATACCGTTCCGCAATTTTCTATCACTCCCCCGAGCAACAACGTTGCGCGCAGGAAGTGATTGCGGCTGTGACGGAAGCGGGCCTCTACCAGAATCCGGTGGTGACCGAGGTGGTCCCGGCGACGCAGTGGTTCGAAGCGGAACGCTACCATCAAGAGTACTTTGCGCGGAATCCGTTTGAAGGGTACTGCGCGTATGTGGTGGGGCCAAAGGTCGCGAAGTTCCGCCAGAAGTTTTCGTCTCTACTCCGGGGGTGATCGAGAAACGGCAGGCCGACCCTAGACGCGCTTGAGCAGCCTGAACATGCCGTCGCGCAGGTCCTGAAGCACACTTGGTTGCTGGGTGACCTGATATCGTTTGATGAGAAGCTCTGCTTGAGGCGGACAGAACGGCCACTCGATGGCACTCTTGCCCTGGACCTGAGCCAGCAGGTCCTCATCCGACTCCTCTGCCGAGGCATGAAGGACGATCATGGGATCTTTGGGGTCGAGGAGGCAGGTCGAGTCATAGCCGGCTTGCCGGTGCTGCTCCGGTCGGTAGAGGGCGACCTTGTGCGCCCCCGTTGAGAAGACGGTGTCCCCTTCACGAATCGGCCCCTCCGGTGCCAGGGAGAACAGCACCATCGGAGTGAGAATGATCACCGCTGCGGCCGCAGCAATGGACCAGAGTGGCGGCTCAGTTCCCTGTCGAGGGAGCGTAGTGGGTCGATTCACAGTGCTGACGGGCCTCCATCCGATGGGACTTGCGTCCCCGTCCCAACTACTTCACACTCACGTTCCCGCGCAAGTCGGTCATCTTACCCGATGCGACGGAGAAAGGCGCGCACCGACACGGAATATGGTCTATTGTCCCATGTGTTCAGGCAGTGCCAAACGCGTGGCCCGGCACGGCTGGAAGGATTTCTTTCTGCATTTGATGGGCTACTATCCATTCCGATGCACGCTCTGTCACCATCGCTTTCGCTTGCGTCGCCGTACCTGAGTGCCGATTTCCATCTGTGACTTCGGATTCACACGTTCATTATTGTGCCAGTGTGAGTCACCCCATGGCTGTTTGGCTGATCGCTTCGTCGTCCAAACTAGACTTGCATCGCCTCGGGAAGATTCAGTAGGATTCTTTTCCGAAGCGGTACCATGGTCTCAAGCGAATGAGTGGGTTACATGTCGTATTGTGGAAAATGCTCCGGGTATACCAAGCGATCTCGACGGCAGGGGCTGCTGGATTTCTTCTTCTTCCTGATCGGCTATTATCCGCATCGCTGTCTGCGATGTGGACGCCGATCCCATCTTCGTCAGCGGGTCTGATTCTTCGCTCAGTTCACATCCTCTTCGGTGGCTCGCGCGTCGGGACCCCTCCTCGTTGAGGACGGTTTCGATCGAGCCAGGCTGTGAGGCTGTCGGAATGTGCCGGACCATCCCATGGTCAACATGCGGGTGCGTGCCTACAGGCTCTCATCATCGGAATCGCGTGCGGCAGGATCGTCAGGTCCATCCTCGGTTTTGAGAGACGAAAAATCAAAGAGCGTGCGATCCAGCAGTAACGAAGGGGCGATGTTGCCGAGTGCGGCGAACATGCTGTCGTTCGATCCTGGAAACCGCTGATTCCAGTCTTGCAGCATCTGCTTGACCTGTTTGCGTTTCAGGTCTTCCTGCGAGCCGCACAGATCACAAGGGATGATCGGAAATTGAAGCAGCTCGGCATAACGGGCCAGGTCGGCCTCCTTCACATACGCCAACGGGCGAATCACCACATGGCGGCCGCTCTTGGAGCGTAGCTTGGGGGGCATCGCTTTCATCTTGCCGGTAAACAGCAGATTCAAGAGGAGGGTTTCGAGAATATCATCGCGGTGGTGTCCCAGGGCAATCTTGGTGGCACGTAGTTCGGTGGCCAGCCGATAGAGGTGCCCGCGACGTAGGCGCGAGCACAGGGCGCAGGTGGTGTCGCCTTCTGGAATCAATCGCTTGACGATGGAGTATGTGTCGCGTGTTTCGATGTGAAACGGTACCCCGCGCTTGGTCAGATAGTCAGGGAGCACGTGGGCGGGGAAGCCCGGCTGTTTCTGATCAAGATTGACGGCCACGATCTCAAATTCGATCGGTGCCCGGCTGCGAAGTGAGAGCAGAATCTCCAAGAGCCCGTAACTGTCTTTCCCGCCTGAAAGACAGACCATGACCTTGTCGCCGTCCTCGATCATCCGATAGTCGGCGACCGCCTGTCCGACGAGGCGGCACAATCTGGTCTCCAGGCGTTCGAGTTCTTCGGGAGGTTTGGCTCGCCGTGGGGAGGGCGACGTCAGCGGAGTGATGAGGGGTTGCATGGTTCGGCATTGTAGCGCAAGCGTGGCTGGGAATGGGATAGGGGGCAGCACCGAGGGTTTCACCCTAATCAGCAGCCATCCTTCCGTCCGAGCGGCCAGCGCAATTTCCGCGAGCTGCTATAGTTGAAACAGGACAAATTGGCGTCGGACGAGGCTTTTTGGTGGCGGGACGATGGGGCGAAGCGAGAAACAGCGACCACAGCGGGGCCTTCCGGCAACTCCTGCACCGGCATGGACGGAGTGGAACGACGAGCAACTTCTCGACCTTCGCATGTGCGATTTGGATCTACGGCTCGACGGCACGTTTTATCAAGAGCCGATCGCACAGTTGTATCGCGAATTGGCCGCACGCCGGTTGCTGTTCCGGCCATATGTGTGGATTTCAGACGAGTGGTTCACCCCGGACGGCGTGCCGGGAATTGCCGTCCCCTTCTATCTCGCCCATCCGCGGCTCGCGAAGTTGGAAGCTAGTCAGATGCTGGAAGTGGAGGGAGGCACACACGACTGGTGTATGCGCATCTTGCGTCACGAGGCCGGCCATGCGATTGAAAATGCTTTCCTGCTCCGTCGTCGTCGGCGGCGGCAGAAATTGTTCGGACGCTCCTCTCAGCCCTATCCTGAATACTATACGCCGCGGCCCTACAGCCGGAGTTTCGTGCGTCACCTGGATGTCTGGTACGCGCAAAGTCATCCCGATGAAGATTTTGCCGAAACGTTCGCCGTGTGGCTCGATCCGCAGTCGTGCTGGCGCGAGCGGTATCGCGGATGGCCGGTGATGAAGAAGCTGGAGTTCATGGAGCGGCTCATGGGCGAGTTGGCCGAGGTGGCGCCAAGGGTGACCGGGCGGCAATTGCTGGATCCGCTGCCTCGCATCTACAAGACCTTGCGCGACCACTATGAGGAAAAACGGAAGCACTATGGGATCGGGCGCGCGTCATCCTATGACAGCGACCTGAAAAAGCTGTTTTCGGACCAGCCCGTCCATGTCAAGAATCTCAGCGCCGCCGAGTTTCTGTCTCGCACACGCAAGGAGATCCGCCGCCGCGTCGCAGAATGGACCGGTGAATATCAGTACACCATCGATCAGGTTCTGGAGAGCATGATCGAACGATGCCACGCGTCGAAGTTGCATCTGACGCAGCCACGCGAGCAAGCCAAGCTCGATTTCGCGATCCTGCTGACGGTGCAGACCATGAACTATCTGCACAGCGGGAGGCACAAGGTAGCGTTATGAAGCGATTGCGCGTGCTGGTGCTCATGCACAAGGATCTGGTTCCTCCGGAGCCGCTCAACGGTCAGAATCCGGAGGGCGCGGAATGGCGGACGGAATATGATGTCGTCTCAACATTGAAAAAGCTGGGCCACGACGTGCAGGCGCTCGGCGTGAAAAGTGATCTGGAAGTCATCCGCACAGCGGTGGAGGGATGGAAGCCGCACATTGCCTTCAACCTCTTAGAGGAATTCGACGGCCTGGCCGTCTACGACCAGAATGTCGTGTCCTATCTGGAGTTGATGCGGATCCCCTACACCGGCTGCAATCCGCGCGGGCTCATGTTGGCCAGGGACAAGGCCTTGGCCAAACAGGTGATGTCCTACCATCGCATCCCCTATCCGGAGTTCATGGTGGTGCCGTTACATCGGATGGTGCGGCGACCCAAGTATCTGTCCTTTCCGCTGATCGTGAAATCCATCACAGAGGAAGCGTCCTTGGGGATTTCGCAGGCGTCGATCGTGGACGACGATGAGAAGCTGCGCGAACGGGTGGCCTTCATCCATGACCATATCGGGACCGGAGCCCTCGTCGAGCGATACATCGAGGGGCGCGAACTCTACGTCGGTGTGATGGGCAATGCCCATCTGCAAGTCCTTCCGGTCTGGGAATTGGTGATGGACAAGATGCCGGACGAGGCGCGACGCATCGCGACGCAACGTGTGAAGTGGAGTCGCAAATACCAGGACAAGTACGGCATCTGCTCCTGCGAGGCGAGGAATCTTCCGGACGGGGTCGCCGATCAGATTCAGCATCTCGCCAAGCGTGTCTATCGTGCATTGGGCTTGAGCGGCTATGCGCGCATCGACATGCGGATGGACAAAGACGGCAATGTCTACGTCCTCGAAGCCAACCCCAATCCGCAAATCGCGAGCGGTGAAGATTTTGCCGACTCAGCCGAGAAAGCCGACCTGGCCTACAAAGATCTGCTGCAGGAATTGTTGCAGGTGGGGTTGCGATGGCGCCCCGCCCAAGCCGCGTAGCGGATGTTGAAACGGGCTTGCGGCTGCGTTCTCGCTTCGTTCAGTCCCTCAACGTACTGCGCAAGTACGCTTCGGTCCTTCACTCGCTGCGGCCTTGCCGTCAGGCCCGTTTGACCATCCGCGAGAGCAGCCGCTGAAACGTCTCCCCAGCTGCGTTCTCGTTTCGCTCCAGTCCTCGACGTACGTCACGCAGTACGCCTCGGGCTCTCGCTCAAACCTCTGAACATGATCAACGCACTATCGGGAGGGTGAGTCTACGGTCCCCAGCGGATGCCGAAGAGCAGCGCCACGCTGGTGTTGTCGTTCGGTACGGGCGGTGAGAGGGTGATGTGGTGCAAGTTCACCATGAGGGTCGTTGAGAACGCGATTTTGGGCCCGATCTGATATTCCAGGGACATGCCCAGCGGAATGAAATGGCTGGTGTCATTGCGATCGATCTTGGAAGGGCCGCTGCCCCGGTTCAGGTCGGCGTGCAGGATGCCCAAGCCGGCAAAGGGGACGATATTGAATCCGCCGTCGAGTCGGAGATGATATTTCGCCACGCCGGCGACCCCGACCTGTGTCAGGTCACCCACTGGGGTGAAGAGCGCCAACCCGCCAAATGAAAAGTTCGGGTCCACGTAGTAATCGAGTCCGAAGCCAAGCGCAAAGGTCGTGTTGTTGGTCGTGCCGGTCCACAGACCCACGTCGGTCGTGAACCCCCAATGAGTTCCTTGCGATTCCGCAGATCTGGCCGGCGAGGACCAGACACAACCAATGAACAGGAAGATGCAGAACAGAATCTGGATTCGTCGTAAAGGTGTCATGGCGTCGGTCTCAATGTGAACGCGCAGGTTGTAGCATAGGCCATTTCTGCGGACAAGCATACGTCGCGTGGTGGCGGCGCGATGTCTAGGGTTGTCAAGGTGCGCGGAGCTCCAGTATGCTGGGGCCTCTTGCGGGGGTGGGTATGAAAAAAGAATCGATGACGCCGGCCGAAGCGGCAGACGCCTTGTATAAGCTGATTCCGCGTC from Nitrospira sp. includes:
- a CDS encoding OmpA family protein, with product GYDRYNVSDNDGVASLTGNAVWLKENPKALLKISGHCDERGTHDYNLVLGEKRAKAAKSFLVDMGVNAKQVAIISYGKDRPFCADHDEVCHQQNRRGHMLLRK
- a CDS encoding DUF3422 family protein; protein product: MTDSVEPAGADSRPAGFLNRIHQSNKQYLPQWLGVPAHIHHVAYRMANPPVERPNSRREFQHLLQALEISEGAIEERFGYGFKVAANGDRLVVVWEAHTEYYSYQVWHVLKDASAPLDFGPITFPGYVMPLCPLGVRVNALDLLFLPQDLPLERELPARLPGAMVYGSRILGDDIVAVTSFTPDEFDRERYLVCSTSEQVLRQQVAKVVDTIVAIENYYHLVMLPMKAFSRAVDQIHDYEQRHLYQRAVLIEQLGGTTPPTMQKWLTVLTQDLLQVSRLAESMRYRLSASVPYDRIVQSNLAALQERPYPPLRQISEYVSWKITGVTDGYQQLLRRIDAMEKDFEATVAVLRTHIELRLQEQNIQLQDQNMKLLASVDSTTRAQAILQRTVESLSVIVITYYLTGLGGYVLKACYEMGWIKNANVATAIFVPIAFAISFTLMTVGRTIIVKRMANPATDPGGH
- a CDS encoding PilZ domain-containing protein — its product is MDMDLRSSARVTVAYPVRLSGDSMFGQGTLINLSAPGCAIETTLPVRPGDYLELHVMAPDQARPLTVGLAKVRWATEQKAGVEFIRVRQDEQSRLQRLIGLVLEESTVGTTPDRKELTAA
- a CDS encoding PilZ domain-containing protein — its product is MERRDSPRYEIQVPLTFSGQSIAGSGLMTSLSKEGCHVVSEDSLPARACLSLHVEFPAPYEPLTVEVAEVRWTDATGFGLVFVHVHDEEHARLQKFIDWLKRTQNN
- a CDS encoding cell envelope integrity protein TolA is translated as MRSHVFHRLFTPACARFRQWSLRLLIPGVLALTGGAPYANGSPIQLAPQDLQIELPADSLFGSIPVNRRLTVFIHVPDSPAWQGIPLLARFEIPDTAPYIVPMDMDHHRHGYSTTVDLGRLSSTIGTPPKATTVHILIGRPRGEQVEPLLSRTVIITIAIPGYADHHRGPADLSLQMTEGLRHLQHAPADLALLEGQVNEEELVGTRNLARQDGYWKMLQGLIRQRLQDDPGGRQVTALRRGPGIGFRLYANGEAQLIEVERSSGDLKLDQAALLAVVNAHPFPPFPAGTSDNFVDVHVEVPPRAH
- a CDS encoding glucose-6-phosphate dehydrogenase; this translates as MNLGPTMDLPRLRTPCVMVIFGIDGDLAKRKLLPAVYNLMAGQFLPEEFAIVGLDRPESTTEAFREKLDRVMGEYLPVSADRAVWQAVLQRVHYLAGDFQEGSTYRRLNDLLSEVDRTTETKGNYIFYLATIPGLFGRIVTHLGEYGLTVEREGIWRRVIIEKPFGHDLDSARALNHELQRVLQERQIYRIDHYLGKETVQNILVFRFANGIFEPVWNRRYIDHVQITVAESLGVEHRGRYYEQAGALRDMVPNHLLQLLCFLAMEPPNSFAADAVRDEKAKVLRGVIPLSSLDVLRFVAFGQYGQGAIDGKPIDGYRAEPHVAPESMTETFVAMKLFVDNWRWAGVPFYLRTGKRMTRRLTEIVVQFKCAPFMLFRKTQVDRLAPNVLVIRIQPDEGISLHFGAKVPGPTVRIGTVDMDFQYADYFGNAPHTGYETLLHDAMAGDATLFQRADNIELGWSVVQMILDVWKSLPGPAAFPNYQSGSWGPPEADALLRREGREWWNGGQA
- the msrA gene encoding peptide-methionine (S)-S-oxide reductase MsrA → MTQGGMEIATLAGGCFWCLEAVYDQVKGVHSVESGYIGGQVDEPTYEQVCGGRTGHAEAVRITFDPSVVSYRDLLNVFVVIHDPTTVNRQGNDIGTQYRSAIFYHSPEQQRCAQEVIAAVTEAGLYQNPVVTEVVPATQWFEAERYHQEYFARNPFEGYCAYVVGPKVAKFRQKFSSLLRG
- the ttcA gene encoding tRNA 2-thiocytidine(32) synthetase TtcA; protein product: MQPLITPLTSPSPRRAKPPEELERLETRLCRLVGQAVADYRMIEDGDKVMVCLSGGKDSYGLLEILLSLRSRAPIEFEIVAVNLDQKQPGFPAHVLPDYLTKRGVPFHIETRDTYSIVKRLIPEGDTTCALCSRLRRGHLYRLATELRATKIALGHHRDDILETLLLNLLFTGKMKAMPPKLRSKSGRHVVIRPLAYVKEADLARYAELLQFPIIPCDLCGSQEDLKRKQVKQMLQDWNQRFPGSNDSMFAALGNIAPSLLLDRTLFDFSSLKTEDGPDDPAARDSDDESL
- a CDS encoding putative zinc-binding metallopeptidase, yielding MGRSEKQRPQRGLPATPAPAWTEWNDEQLLDLRMCDLDLRLDGTFYQEPIAQLYRELAARRLLFRPYVWISDEWFTPDGVPGIAVPFYLAHPRLAKLEASQMLEVEGGTHDWCMRILRHEAGHAIENAFLLRRRRRRQKLFGRSSQPYPEYYTPRPYSRSFVRHLDVWYAQSHPDEDFAETFAVWLDPQSCWRERYRGWPVMKKLEFMERLMGELAEVAPRVTGRQLLDPLPRIYKTLRDHYEEKRKHYGIGRASSYDSDLKKLFSDQPVHVKNLSAAEFLSRTRKEIRRRVAEWTGEYQYTIDQVLESMIERCHASKLHLTQPREQAKLDFAILLTVQTMNYLHSGRHKVAL
- a CDS encoding ATP-grasp domain-containing protein, translating into MKRLRVLVLMHKDLVPPEPLNGQNPEGAEWRTEYDVVSTLKKLGHDVQALGVKSDLEVIRTAVEGWKPHIAFNLLEEFDGLAVYDQNVVSYLELMRIPYTGCNPRGLMLARDKALAKQVMSYHRIPYPEFMVVPLHRMVRRPKYLSFPLIVKSITEEASLGISQASIVDDDEKLRERVAFIHDHIGTGALVERYIEGRELYVGVMGNAHLQVLPVWELVMDKMPDEARRIATQRVKWSRKYQDKYGICSCEARNLPDGVADQIQHLAKRVYRALGLSGYARIDMRMDKDGNVYVLEANPNPQIASGEDFADSAEKADLAYKDLLQELLQVGLRWRPAQAA